In the Oryza glaberrima chromosome 6, OglaRS2, whole genome shotgun sequence genome, one interval contains:
- the LOC127775964 gene encoding GDSL esterase/lipase At1g71250-like, translating to MAKLVGATLYLYLYLFLLLLLHLHCHQCKPAAAAAAASFVVHGGGGATARAAAVRAVFVFGSSLVDNGNNNHLNGSGAVRADYAPYGVDFPLGATGRFSNGRNVIDALGELLRLPAAGLLPPFADPATRGRAALHGVNFASGGSGILDLTGKNKGEVLSLKQQITNFEAVTLPDLRAHLQGATTATTTTGHKMKGQDFFDQCYLPKSLFIIGTGGNDYLLNYFNAGSGPTRAPLSEFTSSLLTKLSNHLQRLYDLGARKFVLFSIQPLGCTPVVRTFLNATSDACIEPMNHAALLFNSGLRSIVKNHNGGVRSHMPGASFVYVNSYKIISDIIQHPAKYGIRKTSRACCEVSRGGVLCQKGGPICSDRTKYAFFDGLHPTDVVNARLARKAYGSNSPDKVYPINVKKLAML from the exons ATGGCCAAGCTCGTCGGAGCAACTCTCTACCTCTACCTctacctcttcctcctcctgctgctgcatctCCATTGCCACCAATGCaaacctgctgctgctgctgctgctgcgagcttcgtcgtccatggcggcggcggagcaacGGCAAGGGCAGCGGCGGTGAGGGCGGTGTTCGTGTTCGGGAGCTCGCTGGTGGACAACGGCAACAACAACCACCTGAACGGCTCcggcgccgtgcgcgccgaCTACGCGCCCTACGGCGTCGACTTCCCGCTGGGCGCCACCGGCCGCTTCTCCAACGGCCGCAACGTCATCGACGCCCTCGGggagctcctccgcctccccgccgccggcctcctcccgccTTTCGCCGACCCCGCcacccgcggccgcgccgccctccacgGCGTCAACTTCGCCTCCGGCGGCTCCGGCATCCTCGACCTCACCGGCAAGAACAAG GGAGAGGTCTTGAGCCTAAAGCAGCAGATCACCAACTTTGAGGCAGTGACACTCCCTGACCTGCGGGCCCACCTGCAGGGAGCAaccacagccaccaccaccaccggacaCAAGATGAAGGGCCAGGATTTCTTTGACCAGTGTTACCTGCCCAAGAGCCTGTTTATCATTGGGACAGGTGGCAATGACTACTTGCTCAACTACTTCAACGCTGGTAGTGGGCCCACAAGGGCCCCCTTGTCAGAGTTCACAAGCTCACTCCTCACCAAGCTCTCAAACCACCTGCAG AGATTGTATGATCTAGGGGCAAGGAAGTTTGTGCTATTCTCCATCCAACCCCTGGGTTGCACCCCTGTGGTGAGGACCTTCCTCAACGCTACCAGTGATGCTTGCATTGAGCCGATGAACCATGCGGCGCTCCTCTTCAACTCTGGGCTAAGATCTATCGTTAAAAATCACAATGGTGGCGTGAGGTCACACATGCCCGGCGCGAGCTTCGTCTACGTCAATTCCTACAAGATCATTAGCGATATAATACAGCACCCGGCAAAATATG GCATCAGGAAAACGAGTCGAGCTTGCTGTGAGGTGTCGAGGGGAGGCGTGCTGTGTCAGAAGGGGGGGCCCATCTGCAGTGACAGGACCAAGTACGCCTTCTTCGATGGGCTCCACCCGACAGACGTGGTGAATGCCAGGCTGGCACGCAAGGCGTACGGCTCCAACTCGCCGGACAAAGTCTACCCTATCAATGTTAAGAAGTTGGCAATGCTGTAg